AGGAAACCCCAGAAGAAACACCTGTAGAGGAAACCCCAGAAGAAACACCTGTAGATGACACTCCTAAAACACAATGTGGACCTGGAACAATTCTCAAAAACGGTGCATGTGTTTTAGATGAAAGATGTGGACCTGGAACTATTCTCAAGGATGGTGCATGTGTACTTGATTCAACTCCACAATCTCCAAGTGTTTCTGTGAAAGGAATGGGTAAAGAAATGGTGATGGGAATAATTATTGCATTTGTAGGTGCTGGAGTTGTAGGAATCATTTTGGGATTAATTTCCAAAGCTAGCAAAAGTAATTAATCACAAGACAAATCTTCCGCATTCATCATTTGATCAAAATCAAATCCTGAAATTTGTGTTGTAGTTGAATAAGGAATTATTCCTAAAATTGGCATATCTGCACGTACAATCACTATTAGCTTGTTAGGATCAAGTCTAATATCACCACCATCAAACTCAAAATCTAAAGTCATGAAAATATGTTGAGATGCCGATATTTCTTCAGATGAAAACACTCCTTTTTGTATGGTTGATGATAACGGATTTAGCGTTGTAGGATTTATTGAAAATATTCCCATTTCATTTGAATCATAAAATGTGATGACTTCTAATCTCTCAAAACTAATCCAAAATGGAACTGTGTTGCAAAGCTCAATATCTCCGTGATTAGACATCGTAAAAAAACTAAATCTGCCTGGGTTGTCCCACCTGTACTCCAATTGTTCCATTCCTATAATACTCAAACCTGAATGTGTAAATGGAATAATGATTACAATTATTGCAATTATTGTTATGATGGAATGTTTATTCATATTTCATTTTCCATTTTGATATCTAATCCAATAATGTCTCTTTCTAACAAATTATTCATAGCATTTGAAAATTCATTGTCTGAAATTGCATTCTCTAACCACCAATATCCAATATTTTTTACCCATTCTGGAATTTTTACATCATAAACATTTTCTTCATTAATTTCAAATGGTACGTTAATCAATTTAATATCTACATACTTTTGTATTGCATCTAAAAAAAATCCATCAGAAATATTTCCTGATAGCCAATTGGCCATTATTGGTTTAATTAATTCTGGAATGCATATTGAATCTGATTCTATTAATTCAAACTCTGCATTAGTGGATGCCCCTGAATATTGAACATCTATGAAATATTTTCCTATGGGGAAAATTTCTGCTTCAAATGGGATTAGTGATGGTATTGGATTTTCTAATTCTGTTATAGAAATTGGAATTGCACTACTTCCTTTCCCTGTTTCATCACTAATGTGAATAATTGCAGGTTCCCCAGTTACTTCTGAAACTGCAATTGTATAAAATAATTTTTCACAATATGTGTATGTGGTTTTCTCCATAATTATCGAAACCGTTGATTCTGCTTGCACTTGTGGTAAAATGCTTATTCCAATCACAAAAATTATTGATAATGCTAAGAAATTCATCTTTTTTTCAAACCATTGATGTTCAATAAAAATCTCAAAGCAATACTGAGGAATCCTTTTTAATAACTTGAACTTATTTTAATTATCGAGTTTTCTGCGGGAGCAAACTCTTTGGGTGCGTGGCTTGTGATCCCCACTCAAGGAAATTTTAACTGATTAGCGTTGCTTGCGTTCTTCAATGTGTTTTTTTGATGTGTTATTACTCGTTTTCTGGTTTTTTAATTTCTGTCAATAGATTCATGATGGCCTCGTCTGTGATTATTCCAATAACTTTGTTGTTAGTGTCAATAACAGGTATCATGTCAAATGGATGAGAGTTCATTTTTTGAATTACCGAAAATAAATAATCTTCAGGCAATGCTGTATGAATTTTTTTATACATGATATCTCCAATAGTGACAAGATCTCTGGTATTTTTATGAGATTTGTCAATTTCTCGTTTTGATACTAATCCTACAAGTCTTTCATTTTCAAAAACAAGAAATGGTTTTTTTGTTATTGTGTTATTCTTTTGAAATTCCTCAATTGTAATGTCTGGGGTTGTTTTGGAAAAAGCCGTATTGATTACTGCAATTGCCGGCGTATCTGATACTACTCTCCTGAAATAAAGTGGTACTAAGCCAAGTTCTGATGCTCCAATCTTGAATGGTGCAATTTTTTTTAATTTTCGTTGGAGTTCTACACTTGAAATTATCATGGTAATAAGAGTCCCAAGAACCAGAAGAGAAAATAATCTGTTATCCATCATTCCTGCTTGCAATAAAGACAACATCAAAGCTAAATCTACTGCTCCTTTTGACATTACTCCATATGCAACAGTTGTTGCAGGTCGCATTTTGGCAATTCTTACTGCTAGATATGAACTCAAAAATTTTACTCCTGTCATTATTAGAATGAATATTGCAATTATCCACCATTCTAATTCTAAAAATGCAATGCTAAAGTGTAGACCTATTCCTGCAAAAAATATTGGAATAAAAATTCCGTATCCTACAACACTGACGTTTTTTGAAATTTCATGATAATCCTCTCTGGTCATTCTAGATACTGCAATACCTAATAGGAGAGCTCCAATCGCACCATGTACTCCACTAACTTCAGCAAAGTATGCTACAAGAAGAATCATTCCTATCACGATAGCAAAATATGCTTCTTTAACACGAAGATGTTTTTTTATCAATTTAAAAAATTGAGGTAATCCAAATACTGAAAGAAGTGCAGCAATTGCAAAGAAAATTATCATTTTTGCAAACAACCATAGCATTTCAGAGATATCTAGAGATTCAGAACTTGTATCAATTTGAATAAATACACTGACAAATATGATTGCAATAAATTCTACAATTGCTGTTACAGTAAAAATTTCCAGACCTATAGTTGATTTCAATTTTCCAAGATCACTCAATACTTTGGCTGTGACTCCTAAGCTTGATGCTGCTATGACGCTGGCAATTGCAAATGATTGGATGAAATCCATATCTATTGTTAGTCCAAATAGTCCGGCAATCAAAAATGGTATCAAAAAGGCAATGGCAGAACCTGCAAAAATTCTACCTTTCATCACTTTGAATAATCCTGCAATGTCAATTTCCTCGAGACCAATTAAGAAAAATAAAAAGAACACTCCAATTGAAACAAATAATTCAATTGCTTCAATGGGCTGGACTATCGCTAAAAGTGCTGGTCCTACAATTATTCCTGCAATAACATTACCAAGAATTGTAGGTTGACCAATCCTGTGAAGTAATTCGCCTCCAAGTTTTGATGCAATAACTAATACTGCTATGAATATAATTGCTTCAAAAGACAAACTTACTCATCTATGATTTTCTATTAGATAAACGTAGTTTACTCTAAAATTATTCTTCTCTTATTTTGGATTTTTTTCATCTATTTCTGATTCTTGAGAAAACAATTTACGTAAAATCTTCTTTTTGACTTTCATCTAAACTACCACTATCTTTTTCATGTTTTCTAATGTCCATCTAACTAGATCTGTTTTTTTATGTGACCATCTATAATGTGATGATGCATGTTTTTTGTTAGCAAAAATTTCAGAGTATGCACAAAAAACACATGAAGAGGTATTATCTGTAAGATCTTTGATTATATTTTCTCTATGGCCATGTAAATGGATCATCCAATTAGTTCTAGTTGCAGCAATAGATTTTGGAATCTTACAATAAGGGCATGTAGATAAAATGTAACTCATTTTACAATCCCTTGTCTTATATTTTCCAAATCGTTCATGTTAGTTTTTATTAAATTAAGGATATAATCGAGATATTTTTTGTATTCATATTGTATCTAGAAGATTAGTTGACTTTGTTCAGGATAAAGGCAACTAGCTATTGGACTTCTGAATGCTCTCAAAATTATTACTTCTTAACAAGTAGTATTAATGAACAAAATTATGAGATGTCCAAATTGTGGAAATCAGGCCAGTTGGAGAGATCCAGACTGTAACAAATGTGATTACACACTACATCAAAAAAATTGCAAAGGTAAAGCTTCTGATTGCAAATGTCATGAAATCAATGAAAACGCATGGGTTCAGAAAAAATCATCCCAATCACAATGAAAGAGTATAAAACCATATTCGAACTAAGTGATAAAATATGAAAGTCTCTCTAATCTATAATGAGAAACAGATTGATCCTAATGATGTAATCAACGTCTTTGGTATGACTACCAAAGAGCATTACAGTACAAAGGCTGTTGAAAGAGTTGCTCGTTCTCTTGAGAAAGGTGGTCATTCTGTCAAGGTAATTGAGGGCGATATTCATCTTGCTGATGAATTACGTGAATTCATGCCAAAAGTAGTGTCGGGTGAAAAACCTGGAATGGTCTTTAACATGGCATATGGAATTCAAGGACAAAATAGGTATACACATGTACCTGCTATGATGGAAATGCTTGGCATTCCATACATTGGCTCTGGTCCTGCAGGCCATGCAATCGTACAAGACAAAGTAATGACAAAGATTGTTCTTCAAAAAAATAATATTGCAACTCCTGGTTTTTGGGTGTTCAAAACCCCTGATGATAATTTCGATGATTTGGCATTTCCGGTAATAGTAAAACCAAAACTTGAATCAACTTCTATGGGGATGGAAGTTGTAGATAACTGGGATGATTTACGAGCTGCAGTTAAAGTACAAATTGAAAAATTCCAACAAGATATTCTAGTTGAACAATTTATTTCTGGACGAGAGTTTGCAGTAGGGTTAATTGGAAACAGTCCAAACATTGAGGTTCTTCCAATTGTTGAAATTAATTTAGGTGATCCTGATCAAATCCAAACT
This sequence is a window from Nitrosopumilus sp.. Protein-coding genes within it:
- a CDS encoding thr operon leader peptide, with product MNKHSIITIIAIIVIIIPFTHSGLSIIGMEQLEYRWDNPGRFSFFTMSNHGDIELCNTVPFWISFERLEVITFYDSNEMGIFSINPTTLNPLSSTIQKGVFSSEEISASQHIFMTLDFEFDGGDIRLDPNKLIVIVRADMPILGIIPYSTTTQISGFDFDQMMNAEDLSCD
- a CDS encoding cation:proton antiporter, which encodes MSFEAIIFIAVLVIASKLGGELLHRIGQPTILGNVIAGIIVGPALLAIVQPIEAIELFVSIGVFFLFFLIGLEEIDIAGLFKVMKGRIFAGSAIAFLIPFLIAGLFGLTIDMDFIQSFAIASVIAASSLGVTAKVLSDLGKLKSTIGLEIFTVTAIVEFIAIIFVSVFIQIDTSSESLDISEMLWLFAKMIIFFAIAALLSVFGLPQFFKLIKKHLRVKEAYFAIVIGMILLVAYFAEVSGVHGAIGALLLGIAVSRMTREDYHEISKNVSVVGYGIFIPIFFAGIGLHFSIAFLELEWWIIAIFILIMTGVKFLSSYLAVRIAKMRPATTVAYGVMSKGAVDLALMLSLLQAGMMDNRLFSLLVLGTLITMIISSVELQRKLKKIAPFKIGASELGLVPLYFRRVVSDTPAIAVINTAFSKTTPDITIEEFQKNNTITKKPFLVFENERLVGLVSKREIDKSHKNTRDLVTIGDIMYKKIHTALPEDYLFSVIQKMNSHPFDMIPVIDTNNKVIGIITDEAIMNLLTEIKKPENE